Sequence from the Phalacrocorax carbo chromosome 8, bPhaCar2.1, whole genome shotgun sequence genome:
ACAGATAATCGGTAAAATTCTTCAGAGTGCCCTAGCTACTCTGGCACCTATATGtcattcacagaagaaaattaaagcactTACAGAAACAGGATTACATCTCCTAAATTAAACACAATGATTTTGACAATTTTAACTAGAGATATATCAGTGTAAAAAAAGCACAATTCCTTCAGTGATTTTGAATTCAGTCCAGAATAATTCAAAATTACATAGCAAGTCAGTGTCAGGATAATGCAGTAATCTAATACTGaccttacaaaacaaaacaaagaaaaaccccagcCCTAAACCCCTAAAATAATCCTTAAATCTGCCTGCACTCAAAATTAGTACTGATAACTAATAATTGCTATGCTGAAGAATCACAATTATCAGGGTAAAATTCATTACACTGTGAAAAGCCTGTCTGGAAATGTTTATTCTCCATACTGTATCTCTGCGCTTAGCTCTTTGGAGAGATAATTTATCAGCACTGCTGTCAACTGCTGCTGGAGACTGGCACTTCCCATTACAAGACTAGTTAGCTGAGCAATATCAGTCCAGTCTAATCTCCTGATAATACAAACAGCTTCGTCATAGAGTTTCTTCTGCTCAGCAGGAGGCAATTCCAATAAAATCTGAGGGACCGGCTTGAACTGTCCACCAGTCATCCAGGCACCAAATAATCCACCAAGAGCTCCTCCTagaaaagagagacagaggTTACTCTTTACCAGTTAATGTTAAAACCTGAAAGTCCACCCAGCCCTTCAATCAATAATGCTCCCAGCTTTATGAGAAATCATGCAGAGTTGCTTATGTGTCTACTTTAACTAGGTCTATACGCAATTTTGAAAGCACCAAGaggatttttaaagctttttatgcTCCTACACCCTTGTGCTCTTCTTCAAAGAGTTACCAGTCTAACTTACAACACAGGAATTCACACAACTGACACCAATGCTAGAGACACAGACATCCTGGTGGATggtaaagaaggaaggagaacCCTCAAATGCAGGGACGTCCCAACCGACTCTGCATCCAGAATTCCCACCACAGCAACAGCTCCTAAAAAGTCATTTATGCACTCACATGGATGCAGTTATTCACTAGGCAAAAATTCCTTAATTCGCACGTTTTACTCAGTTGGCAGGTTTCCCCATGATACCACAGAAAGGCTGGGTAGCCTATGATAGCTGAATTGATCTTCAAGAACTTTTATGAGAACATCCATATCTGATTTAGGGGCACATAATGCAAAAGCCACTAGAATTGTTGGTGTCTAACTTCCTAGTTTACTGAGACAAGATTTGTTCCATGATTGGACTTTTTGCACCCAAGCAACACATCCACAATCCATTCTTCTCACAGCAGGCAGTCCTTACAAAGCACAATACGCTGCAAGTTTCCCCAGTGACCACTGCAGATGGAAGGCAGTGCACCCTCTAGCTCTTGGTGCAAGGCAGCAATCAGGGCAATCCCTGCTACCCAGTCCCACACCTGTCCAGGCTGTTTGTTAAGTGAAAGTCCACTCGACTGCAAATGTCCCTGTAACGGTCCTGAAAACCACTGAAGACCCAGGGTCATTTACCTCTGCAGTTTTTAAAGTTTAGTGATGATCTTCCAATTTGGTTGCACTGTAATCAGGGAACGGCTTTTGGTATACTTAGTACTACTTATTATTcttattatatatacatattattttatgcttttggTATACAGTAATAGGTATACTTGTTCCAGTGCCTTCATCGGTGGCTGAAGAACACCGAGCTTGGCTGGGAGGCATTATGAAAGCTTAAACAGTCACGTtaacaaaatgagaaaacacaTCCAAGAGTAACTTCCATGTTTCTCATCATCTCACTCAGAATTAGGCCACTGACATTTTTACTTCTACTTCTCATTGACAACTTAGATATTTCTTACAGAATCTTAATCTCACTTTTTTGTTCCTGATACATTtgtcaaaataatattttttgctatTAAGCACTGTATTTGAAACAGGAGCAAATACACAGcctcattttgcattttgttatCGCTCCTCACATactatttgcttattttcttgtAACTCAACCTTGCTAACCCTCACACAGGCATATTGCAATTCAGCACATGAAACTGCTGGAACTGCTCGCAACAGTAAGAAGCATTCAAGGACCCAGGCCCACGTGACTTCAGTGACAAGGCAGCTTTCAAACTAGAGAACTCTTAATTCAAGAGACACAGAAGAGAGACAACTCTTCACTATCAGACTCTGGCCTTCCTGTAATTTTtcatgcaggagaaaaaaagcaaagtgacaGGGAATAATGActtccagagggaaaaaacaagttCACCAAGAAGTGGAGAGCAGCAActtttgaaagacagaaataaacagaTCATTAGGAAGATGATCCTCTCTCTTGCTAAGGCTGACTAAGAATACTTGTTCACCCTCGCTTTATACcccaattttctttcttctgtgccgTCAAGTACCAACATCCCCCCTGGCTGCTGCCATCCTCTCTTGTGCTCAAAGGAGAGAGCCTCACCCCTGCCTCACCCCTCTCCTCTTCACTCCTCCACCGCAGCGCCTGAGCAGAGCCCACACTAATGAGCTCAGAGCCTGTTAGTTTGCTCTCTGTTTTGTCCCACACCTCGGACAGTGGTGTTACTGAAATCGGGACTAAACCttgtaacaccaatgtagtgctaaaaggcaggcattctttattcacggtgccggatgcacgggggatcgctcctccaaacatgcataccttacacacctttcccatgtgatttatatagaccaaaaatatacatattcatcttATCTATACATATTCAgtattattctctttggtgattggtacaaacttgcttgCTTCACGTGTAAATTATTGCAcaggctcagttgtcctttctcattgttctcttttgagtaggtggtattacttgggtagGTGGTCTGTGAGTCGGTGGTCGTGATCTCCACCtgctggaattaccttttacctactggctcttaatcttggcagtcctggccagttttctcagtctactacatgaaaccacattttgttatccttttctgacagaagcacattgtctattgtttcgttcacattaatgattacctagggactaaaatacagatcaacagGTACACTGATTCGTACACTCCATGTTCCTATAATATAACTACATCCCTGGTTGATTAGTTTTGTCACTTTGGTTACAGTGGGGCACCTCAGCAGATGGAAACCAGGGCTCTACCCACCAAAAGCAAATGATTTCTTAACTGCTTCTTCAAAGGGTTTCAAAGGTGCCGCTATCTCAACCGCCCACCTCTGGATGGCTTCCTGTTTGCCACACAGGGGTCAAAGTAAGCAAGGTCACTATCACCCTAGAAGGAAACATTGACACAGGCTTTCCTGATACACACCTTGTTTCTAAAAGGCCAACATACAAAATGGCACCTTGTTAAAGCCCAGCTACATTAAAACTCAGTGCTGCGCGCCCCTTTCCTTCCATTCACACCTACTACACACTCTTCCTAGTTTCTTTGCTCAGGCTCTTAACCACACTTCTTGTCCCAAAAGCAAAGCACGCTTACCTACAGCGATTCCAGGTGGACCCCCCATCAGACCCCCAACAAATGCTGTTGCACCTGCCACCAGTGCTCCTCGAGCAGAGTGTTTGACAGCAGCTTTCATCCCCTTCTGCTGAGCGAGATGGCAGAACAGTTGCATCACATCATTAACACTGATGGGCATCTTGGCAAGTTAAGAACCTGGAAAAGATGCTTTAGGTTATCTTTTGATCACTTGCTGCTAAATGAGTTCAGGAGTCTGTGAGACTAAAATGAGAGGGGCACAGTcaatacaggaaaaaagattcactttctctttcatttcttgGAAAACCAAACCTACTTACCAACAGCCAGAGGTTACTGAAACTGCAAATGAAACCACAGAGTAAAACAGAAAGATCTGTTTTTATGACAAATTCAGGAGGCTTAAGACAGTTTCTACCTAATTCTACATTGCCTTTCCCTCGAGCAATTGCCATGTGCATTCAGCGTGGCACACAGCTCCGGGAAAAATACAAATCAGAGCCTCACTCTACTGCAACTAGCAGATTAGAATTGACAAATCTGTCAGGTATTTTCTCCTTGGCCTAATTCTTGCCACAAATCAGTTGTTTTCACATAACAGTTGTTCTCCTCTATTTGTTACACATGTAAACACTCCCATGCACATTTCTGAAGGCAGGAGGCTGTCTACAGCAAGCAAGAGGAGCCTGAGGAAAGGAACGGATTTCAGAAGGAGTTGGAGGAGACACCTGGAACTGGGAATTAATGGAGAGCTCTGGAGGCAGGGCATCATAAGTACAGGTGTGTATGTGTACAGCAGTTGGGACTCAGGCAGACACCTGCCTCTGAGAGTGATCCCTCCGAGACCAAAACTTTTCCACCTCGTTCACTTGCTGTGCTGCCCATGCCACTAATGCCCACTCGTTTCTGTAGAGACCCAGAGAGAGCGTGGCTACCTGTTTCTGCTGCCATGGCCACCGCTGACAAAAAGGGCAGCAGGGCATGCCGGGGTGAAGGTTCCAGTCCCCAGTCCTGCAGACACAGGAAGTCACGCTATCACACTGAGCGCAAATTGGCTGAGAAAAAGGCACATGAACATGACCTTCTATTCTGCACACCAAGTGAGGAAAGGTATTCACTATGACTAACAATATAACCACATATACACAGAAGGCACAGATTTATTGCTGTACAGTGAGACTCCAATCCAAGAAAAATGCCTCAAATATGGTGGCTACGTGTAGGCTGGTCGAGCAAAACAGAGCAAGCTGACAAAGTTAACTACGGGCAATTCCTATGGCACTGAACAAAGGAAGAAGGAACCGCCACCAGGAAGTGTGAACCTGGAGATGGGCCGTGGAGGTGACACAGCATCTGGGACACCTGTTTCCTGGTAAGGTTGAGCAACCAACCACACACAACGGTTCAGATCTTAGGGGGGCCGCCTCCCTCCTGCAATTACTCCATGACCAGTCCTTGGCTAGCACGCACACTCCCCTCAGAGAACCACCCACTCTCACCCTGCATGGAAAAAGTAAGTCACGAGAGAAGCAATAAAAAGGGAATGGTCAAAAGGAAAAACGAGATTCCCACCACCAAGGAGCACTGAACTGTGGGACACCGCTGGATCCGGGGGTAGTAAATCATTTCTTCTCCATCTCTCTCACTGTCGCTCAGAGTAACATTCCCACCAGCACTGAGAAGCCTTGAGTCCTGCAGGATTCAGTTCCTCCCCTCAGTGAGATGGGAGCTGATTTGTGCTTGTCCTGCACCTCCTTAGCCTGACCTCAGACTAACCCAACCCCCTGAGTGCTGAAATGAATTTGCAGCTTCTATTTGGGCTAAATCCAGCAAACGTCTCATGCAAAGCTCTTCAGTATGAAGGCTCTGACCCAGGGACGGCACAACAC
This genomic interval carries:
- the C8H19orf12 gene encoding protein C19orf12 homolog, producing the protein MPISVNDVMQLFCHLAQQKGMKAAVKHSARGALVAGATAFVGGLMGGPPGIAVGGALGGLFGAWMTGGQFKPVPQILLELPPAEQKKLYDEAVCIIRRLDWTDIAQLTSLVMGSASLQQQLTAVLINYLSKELSAEIQYGE